A window from Aeromonas rivipollensis encodes these proteins:
- a CDS encoding Grx4 family monothiol glutaredoxin, whose amino-acid sequence METIEKIKQQLAENPIILYMKGSPKLPSCGFSAQASQALMSCGEPFAYVDILQNPDIRAELPKFANWPTFPQLWVEGELVGGCDIMIEMFQAGELQTLIKEAAAKHKQDDAAAE is encoded by the coding sequence ATGGAAACTATTGAAAAGATCAAACAGCAGCTGGCTGAGAATCCCATCATCCTGTACATGAAGGGATCCCCCAAGCTACCCAGCTGCGGTTTCTCTGCCCAGGCCTCCCAGGCCCTGATGTCCTGTGGCGAGCCTTTTGCTTACGTCGACATCCTGCAAAACCCGGACATCCGTGCCGAGCTGCCGAAATTTGCCAACTGGCCGACCTTCCCGCAACTCTGGGTGGAAGGTGAGCTGGTCGGTGGTTGCGACATCATGATCGAGATGTTCCAGGCTGGCGAGCTGCAGACCCTGATCAAGGAAGCTGCTGCCAAGCACAAGCAGGACGATGCCGCCGCCGAATAA